In the genome of Variibacter gotjawalensis, one region contains:
- a CDS encoding FdhF/YdeP family oxidoreductase, producing MPEPKISRYGSPAGGWGSLKSIARHLWRDNVSPGEAAQLARQNKPDGFACVSCAWAKPANPHIAEFCENGAKATIWERTASRADGAFFDAHTVRDLRSWSDFDLERAGRLTQPRRYDRASDKYLPTSWEDATREIGTKLLATDPKACVFYASGRASLETSYMYALFARLYGHNNLPDSSNMCHEPTSVALPQSIGVPVGTVRLEDFAATDLILFFGQNVGSNAPRMLHELQTARQRGAEIITFNPLRERGLERFINPQSPAQMLTGLATEISTQYHQVRAGGDLAAITGVCKALFDIDLRDGRFLDSAFIAQHTAGFEALRAFCTGTPWANIESRSGLSQDALRGVAEVYARAKSTIAIYGMGITQHRRGAETINMLVALLLLRGNMGRPGAGICPVRGHSNVQGQRTVGITEKPELVPLDKLSELYGFEPPRDKGLNTVEACEGVLDGSVRAFLGLGGNFLRAVPDTARMEAAWPKLDLTVHIATKLNRSHLFPGEASFLLPCLGRLERDDQQSGRQYMSVEDSTSRFHASLGNASVVSALARSEPWIVAEIAKATLPDNRLVPWDEWVGDYAKVRDAIERTYPDKFKNFNAEFRKPGGLSKPLAARERVWETKNRKANFIVPKSIEMDPDITHNASTLNLMTLRSNDQFNTTVYGYDDRFRGVSGTRMVLFMNDDDMRRIGVADGETVTIETVSDDDIVRRVPGLRVVRYDIPRGDCAGYYPELNVLLPLQHHEEQSKTPAAKSIPIRVVV from the coding sequence ATGCCCGAGCCTAAGATCAGCCGATACGGCTCGCCGGCGGGTGGATGGGGATCGCTCAAATCGATTGCTCGACACCTTTGGCGAGATAACGTTTCGCCCGGCGAGGCGGCACAGCTCGCCCGCCAGAATAAACCCGATGGGTTCGCATGCGTCTCCTGCGCGTGGGCGAAACCGGCAAACCCGCATATCGCGGAGTTCTGCGAAAACGGCGCAAAGGCAACGATCTGGGAGCGCACGGCGAGCCGCGCCGACGGCGCATTCTTCGACGCACATACGGTTCGTGATCTTCGTTCCTGGTCTGATTTCGATCTCGAGCGCGCGGGACGCCTGACCCAGCCGCGCCGCTATGATCGCGCCAGCGATAAATATCTGCCGACATCCTGGGAGGATGCCACTCGCGAAATCGGGACAAAACTTCTCGCGACCGATCCGAAGGCCTGCGTCTTTTACGCGTCGGGGCGCGCTTCGCTCGAGACGTCCTACATGTATGCGCTGTTCGCGCGGCTCTACGGGCACAACAATCTGCCGGACAGCTCGAACATGTGCCACGAGCCGACGTCCGTCGCGCTGCCGCAGTCGATCGGCGTTCCGGTCGGCACCGTCCGGCTTGAAGATTTCGCCGCGACCGATCTCATCCTGTTCTTCGGCCAGAATGTTGGCTCGAACGCGCCGCGGATGTTGCACGAGCTGCAGACGGCGCGGCAACGCGGCGCTGAGATCATTACGTTCAATCCCCTGCGCGAGCGCGGTCTGGAACGCTTCATCAATCCGCAGAGCCCGGCACAGATGCTGACTGGGCTCGCAACCGAGATTTCGACGCAGTATCATCAGGTGCGGGCCGGCGGCGATCTTGCAGCCATCACCGGTGTCTGCAAGGCCCTGTTTGATATCGATCTGCGCGACGGGCGGTTCTTGGATAGCGCGTTCATCGCGCAGCACACCGCTGGCTTTGAGGCTTTGCGCGCGTTTTGCACCGGAACTCCGTGGGCGAATATCGAAAGCCGCTCGGGGTTATCGCAAGATGCGTTGCGTGGTGTCGCCGAAGTCTATGCGCGTGCCAAAAGTACAATTGCGATCTACGGCATGGGCATCACACAGCATCGGCGCGGCGCCGAGACGATCAATATGCTGGTTGCTCTTTTGCTCCTGCGCGGAAATATGGGCCGCCCCGGCGCCGGTATCTGTCCGGTGCGCGGACATTCCAACGTGCAGGGCCAGCGTACCGTCGGCATCACAGAGAAGCCGGAACTGGTGCCGCTCGACAAGCTGAGCGAACTCTACGGGTTTGAACCGCCGCGCGATAAAGGCCTCAATACGGTCGAAGCATGCGAAGGCGTCCTCGACGGGTCCGTGCGGGCGTTTCTCGGCCTGGGCGGCAACTTCCTCCGCGCCGTCCCGGATACGGCCCGCATGGAAGCTGCGTGGCCGAAGCTCGATCTCACGGTGCATATCGCGACGAAGCTCAATCGTTCGCATCTTTTTCCGGGCGAAGCGTCGTTTCTCTTGCCGTGTCTCGGCCGACTGGAGCGCGACGATCAGCAGAGCGGCCGGCAGTACATGTCCGTCGAGGATTCCACATCGCGGTTTCACGCATCGCTCGGCAACGCATCAGTGGTCAGCGCGCTTGCAAGGTCGGAGCCATGGATTGTTGCAGAGATCGCCAAGGCAACTCTGCCGGACAATCGCCTCGTCCCTTGGGACGAATGGGTCGGCGACTACGCAAAGGTCCGCGACGCGATCGAGCGCACCTACCCGGACAAGTTCAAAAACTTCAATGCGGAGTTTCGCAAACCCGGCGGGCTGTCGAAGCCGTTGGCCGCACGCGAGCGTGTGTGGGAGACGAAGAACCGGAAGGCAAATTTCATTGTGCCGAAAAGTATCGAGATGGATCCCGACATCACCCACAACGCTTCAACTCTCAACTTGATGACGTTGCGATCCAACGATCAGTTCAACACGACAGTCTACGGCTATGATGACCGGTTTCGCGGCGTGTCCGGCACACGCATGGTACTGTTTATGAACGACGATGACATGCGCCGTATCGGCGTCGCCGACGGCGAGACCGTGACAATCGAAACGGTCTCAGATGACGACATCGTCCGACGTGTGCCCGGGCTCCGCGTCGTTCGATACGACATCCCGCGCGGCGATTGCGCCGGATATTATCCCGAACTCAACGTGCTGCTTCCGCTACAGCATCACGAGGAGCAATCGAAGACGCCGGCGGCAAAATCGATACCGATCCGCGTGGTCGTCTAG
- the fdhD gene encoding formate dehydrogenase accessory sulfurtransferase FdhD, translated as MKPTCISHQTTWKRHVSRAGERAVPEEVAIALTYNGGSYAVMMATPQDLEDFAYGFSLTEGIISSATDIQTFELIEQDLGIELRLWLTNNAGSAYVERRRRLAGPTGCGLCGIESLEEAVRSPRRIDRSITFRATDIMRALDALAPAQIMNQQTRAMHAAAFCRLDGSLVTLREDVGRHNALDKLAGALARNATKAAEGFVVITSRVSVEMVQKAAAIGVPLIVAVSAPTALAVRMAEQAGITLACVARSDGFEVFSHSEGIEPATDSLVA; from the coding sequence ATGAAACCAACCTGCATCAGCCATCAGACCACCTGGAAGCGTCACGTCAGTCGAGCAGGCGAACGCGCGGTACCGGAAGAGGTTGCGATCGCGCTGACTTACAACGGTGGCTCCTACGCCGTGATGATGGCGACCCCGCAAGATCTTGAAGACTTCGCTTATGGCTTCAGCCTGACCGAAGGCATAATTTCGTCGGCGACGGATATTCAAACGTTCGAACTGATCGAGCAGGATCTCGGCATCGAGCTGCGCTTATGGCTCACTAACAACGCCGGCTCAGCTTATGTCGAGCGGCGGCGGCGGCTTGCTGGCCCGACGGGTTGCGGGCTATGCGGCATCGAATCGCTGGAGGAGGCGGTTCGCTCGCCGCGCCGCATCGACCGATCCATCACGTTTCGTGCGACCGACATCATGCGCGCTCTCGACGCTTTGGCGCCTGCGCAAATCATGAATCAACAGACTCGCGCAATGCATGCGGCAGCGTTCTGTAGGCTGGACGGATCGCTTGTCACTTTGCGGGAAGATGTCGGCCGGCACAACGCGCTCGATAAACTTGCTGGCGCGTTAGCCCGCAACGCGACCAAAGCGGCCGAAGGCTTCGTCGTTATCACAAGCCGCGTCTCGGTTGAAATGGTGCAGAAGGCGGCCGCGATCGGAGTGCCGCTCATCGTTGCCGTATCGGCGCCGACCGCGCTTGCGGTGCGTATGGCGGAGCAAGCCGGTATCACGCTTGCCTGCGTAGCGCGAAGCGACGGGTTTGAGGTGTTTTCTCACTCTGAAGGGATCGAACCGGCAACCGATTCGCTCGTCGCATGA
- a CDS encoding L,D-transpeptidase family protein, whose product MTKTTRLEIWHFSIAVLLFAFSPATAFALSADEINKAQFAPQPEKKAVRKDAEPDPVIIKVQVILDRLRVSPGVIDGYDGENFRKALAELRRLKGLPEADGLDEAVWAAIRADEIQDIIAMYDVSKKDEAYKFAATPRDYGKLAKLKRISFRSPAEMIGERFHMDEKLVQLLNPKMKRLRGGDRLIVANVGLPDPESKTTQTRKKQKAPEGLTAPQAAKIVVSISLGRVSAIDEGGKLLASYPATVGSDDTPTPPGSYSVRRVVKNPTYSYDPDKNFKQGKNARKLTLPAGPNGPVGTVWIALSKPTFGIHGTPEPSKVSKTESHGCVRLTNWDAEHLASISKPGSSVEFVE is encoded by the coding sequence ATGACGAAAACGACGCGACTAGAGATTTGGCACTTTTCGATCGCCGTCTTGTTGTTCGCTTTCTCGCCCGCAACGGCATTCGCGTTGAGTGCCGATGAAATCAACAAAGCACAATTCGCTCCGCAGCCCGAGAAAAAAGCTGTGCGCAAGGATGCGGAACCCGATCCTGTCATCATCAAAGTCCAAGTCATTTTAGATCGACTTCGTGTTTCGCCCGGGGTCATCGACGGCTACGACGGTGAAAATTTTCGCAAGGCGCTGGCTGAGTTACGAAGGCTCAAAGGCCTTCCCGAAGCTGACGGACTGGACGAGGCCGTGTGGGCTGCTATTCGAGCAGACGAGATCCAAGATATCATCGCAATGTACGATGTTTCGAAGAAGGACGAGGCTTACAAATTTGCTGCGACGCCAAGAGATTATGGCAAGCTGGCGAAACTCAAGCGCATCAGCTTTCGCTCGCCCGCGGAGATGATCGGCGAACGATTTCACATGGACGAGAAACTCGTGCAGCTACTCAATCCGAAGATGAAACGCCTGCGCGGCGGAGACAGGCTTATCGTCGCAAACGTTGGCTTACCCGATCCCGAATCGAAGACGACACAAACGCGGAAAAAACAAAAGGCTCCTGAGGGCTTAACTGCACCTCAGGCAGCAAAGATTGTCGTGTCGATCTCGCTCGGCCGAGTGTCGGCGATCGATGAAGGCGGGAAGCTGCTAGCTTCGTATCCAGCAACGGTTGGTAGTGATGATACTCCGACGCCGCCTGGCTCTTATTCGGTTCGACGCGTCGTGAAAAATCCCACCTATAGCTACGATCCGGATAAAAATTTCAAACAAGGCAAAAACGCGAGAAAGCTGACACTTCCCGCCGGACCGAATGGACCAGTCGGCACTGTTTGGATAGCACTTTCTAAGCCAACGTTCGGCATCCATGGCACACCTGAGCCATCAAAAGTGTCGAAGACGGAATCGCATGGATGCGTGAGGCTGACCAACTGGGACGCTGAGCACCTCGCAAGCATCAGTAAGCCCGGCAGCTCCGTTGAATTTGTCGAGTGA
- a CDS encoding YbhB/YbcL family Raf kinase inhibitor-like protein, protein MRKTAVLAFTSFALCASAYAQQGDGTDVAISTHVFKPAKVEATDERIAAIKAPANFKVTAFAKGVKNARIIAVAPNGDIYVSRRDQGDVVLLRDKNGDGVADDAPLVVANRSGAHGLAIKDNKLYIATVKEIFVGDILKDGRIGKLKMILGDLPDSGQHPNRTLAFGPDGMLYISAGSTCNACNESNPENATMLRASPDGKMRSIFASGLRNTIGFAWHPQTGELWGMDHGIDFLGDEIQPEELNKIEAGKQYGWPHVWGDGGLNPQSTPVGEITKEQWKAASRPMTLGYTAHAAPMQMVFGNGTAFPPEYRNDVFVSMRGSWNRKDAAGYEIVRIRYENGQPKSFEPFITGFLTDGGRTHIARPVGLAVAKDGSMLMSDDANGVIYRVAYTGQSQVQNTSAVPADPMKQQTAKGVGVPLASARITAKGLMQLTSPSIASGKAIPIRHSEYADGASPSLTWKPVDGAKSYMLIMEDPDAKPTTPFVHWVAWNIPARIVNLPEGLQEQPRLTEPEGLLQGMTSRGSVGYYGPRPPVGDKPHRYHFQIFALDTLLDVPAGADRDTVLKAAEGHTLAKGVLVGTYAQRTTPPK, encoded by the coding sequence ATGCGCAAAACTGCAGTATTGGCTTTCACATCGTTCGCTCTGTGCGCTAGCGCATACGCACAACAGGGCGACGGGACCGACGTTGCTATCTCGACGCACGTCTTCAAGCCCGCAAAGGTGGAAGCAACAGATGAGCGCATTGCCGCGATCAAAGCGCCCGCGAATTTTAAAGTCACGGCTTTTGCAAAAGGCGTGAAGAACGCGCGTATCATCGCGGTCGCTCCTAACGGTGACATCTATGTGAGCCGCCGCGATCAGGGCGACGTCGTTTTATTGCGCGACAAAAACGGCGACGGGGTCGCCGACGATGCGCCGTTGGTTGTCGCCAATCGGTCAGGCGCCCACGGGCTCGCGATCAAAGACAACAAACTCTACATCGCCACCGTCAAGGAAATATTCGTCGGCGACATTTTGAAGGACGGGCGCATCGGCAAGTTGAAGATGATCCTCGGCGATCTTCCGGACAGCGGGCAACATCCCAACCGCACCCTCGCTTTCGGCCCTGACGGAATGCTCTACATCAGCGCCGGCTCGACGTGTAACGCTTGCAACGAGAGCAATCCCGAGAACGCAACGATGCTCCGCGCATCGCCGGATGGAAAGATGCGATCAATCTTTGCGTCGGGCCTGCGCAACACGATCGGCTTTGCATGGCATCCGCAGACGGGCGAATTGTGGGGAATGGATCACGGCATCGATTTCCTCGGCGATGAGATCCAACCCGAAGAGCTGAACAAGATAGAAGCCGGCAAGCAGTATGGCTGGCCGCATGTGTGGGGTGACGGCGGGCTCAATCCGCAATCGACTCCCGTCGGCGAGATCACCAAAGAGCAGTGGAAGGCCGCGAGCCGTCCCATGACGCTTGGCTACACGGCGCATGCGGCCCCGATGCAGATGGTGTTTGGCAACGGTACCGCTTTTCCGCCCGAATATCGCAACGACGTGTTTGTTTCAATGCGCGGTTCGTGGAACCGCAAAGACGCCGCCGGATACGAGATCGTCCGTATCCGTTACGAGAACGGACAACCAAAATCGTTCGAACCTTTCATCACCGGCTTTCTGACCGACGGCGGCCGCACGCATATCGCGCGTCCTGTCGGCTTAGCCGTGGCCAAGGATGGCTCGATGCTGATGAGCGATGATGCCAACGGCGTGATCTATCGAGTTGCCTATACGGGTCAGAGCCAAGTTCAGAACACGTCGGCGGTGCCGGCCGATCCTATGAAGCAACAGACTGCAAAAGGAGTTGGCGTTCCGCTAGCCTCGGCCCGCATCACTGCTAAGGGGTTGATGCAACTGACTTCGCCCTCGATCGCGAGCGGCAAAGCGATTCCGATACGCCACAGCGAATACGCTGACGGGGCATCCCCAAGCCTCACTTGGAAGCCTGTCGACGGAGCGAAGTCGTACATGCTGATCATGGAAGATCCTGACGCCAAGCCGACGACGCCGTTTGTACATTGGGTAGCTTGGAACATTCCGGCTCGGATTGTGAATCTCCCCGAAGGACTGCAGGAACAGCCGCGCCTCACCGAACCTGAAGGGTTGCTACAAGGCATGACCAGCCGAGGATCAGTCGGATATTACGGCCCGCGGCCGCCAGTCGGCGACAAGCCACACCGCTATCACTTCCAGATTTTTGCGCTCGATACGCTACTCGATGTGCCGGCAGGCGCCGATCGCGACACGGTACTCAAGGCTGCTGAAGGTCACACATTAGCCAAAGGCGTTCTTGTCGGCACGTACGCGCAACGCACCACGCCACCGAAATAG
- a CDS encoding ferritin-like domain-containing protein, giving the protein MGWFTSDIKTMDDLFVHTLQDIYYAENQILKALPDMIDKATDAKLKQGFQTHLEETKGQIKRLEQVFDMHGAEKKGVTCPAIDGILEEANDVAGEVDDKRVLDAALIAAAQAVEHYEITRYGTLVAWAKVLGRSDCASVLQQTLDEETATDRKLSALAETQVNAQAT; this is encoded by the coding sequence ATGGGCTGGTTCACATCCGACATTAAGACGATGGATGATTTATTCGTGCACACGTTGCAGGACATTTATTACGCGGAGAATCAGATCCTCAAGGCCCTGCCCGACATGATCGACAAAGCGACCGATGCAAAACTCAAGCAAGGTTTTCAAACGCATCTCGAGGAAACGAAGGGCCAGATAAAACGCCTAGAACAAGTGTTCGACATGCACGGCGCAGAAAAAAAGGGCGTCACCTGTCCGGCGATCGACGGCATCCTCGAAGAAGCCAACGATGTCGCCGGCGAAGTTGACGACAAGCGTGTGCTCGATGCAGCCCTCATCGCGGCGGCGCAGGCTGTCGAGCATTACGAGATTACGCGTTACGGCACGCTCGTCGCATGGGCGAAAGTACTCGGCCGTTCAGATTGCGCATCCGTGCTCCAGCAGACGCTCGACGAAGAGACGGCTACCGACAGGAAGCTCAGCGCTCTCGCCGAGACGCAAGTAAACGCGCAGGCCACTTAA